Proteins co-encoded in one Cytophaga hutchinsonii ATCC 33406 genomic window:
- a CDS encoding tetratricopeptide repeat protein gives MIRVVCLAAALFFSFTYSFACMQGMRMLSDGTVIARENQSLTIPGGSVLVHQNEKVLLRLDSLWKAKKDITYLTDYALVLVVNGKYEEAKNSYLELEKAKPDQYTTASNLGTVYELLGDNKNALTWIQKAVQLNPASHDSSEWLHIRILEAKIGGNKFMNTNFLLHTDFGRDSMPASELSKTELQHLRKALFYQLNERLTFIHSEDKIVAQLLFDLADLSLLTGMNIYQVNDLYSMAKKYGYAGPLWERRYTNAKQLSQKINRGQAAEIPLHGAEAHTPEVNFPWAIILSICFLIFPVLAFLYLKGRLNSHKED, from the coding sequence ATGATAAGAGTTGTATGTCTTGCCGCAGCGTTATTTTTTTCATTTACCTATTCATTTGCCTGCATGCAAGGTATGCGCATGCTGAGCGACGGCACAGTCATTGCCAGGGAAAATCAAAGCCTGACGATTCCCGGAGGCAGTGTTCTGGTTCATCAGAATGAAAAAGTATTGCTGCGGTTAGATAGCTTATGGAAAGCCAAAAAGGATATAACGTATTTAACGGATTATGCATTGGTTCTTGTTGTAAATGGTAAATATGAGGAAGCTAAAAACAGTTACCTGGAGCTCGAAAAAGCAAAACCCGATCAGTATACCACGGCATCAAACCTGGGCACGGTATACGAACTGCTTGGCGATAATAAGAATGCCCTCACATGGATTCAGAAAGCTGTGCAGTTGAATCCTGCATCACATGATAGTTCTGAATGGCTGCATATACGGATACTTGAAGCAAAGATCGGTGGTAATAAATTCATGAATACAAATTTCTTATTGCATACGGATTTTGGCAGAGATTCCATGCCTGCTTCGGAATTGTCAAAAACAGAATTACAGCACTTGCGTAAAGCCTTATTTTATCAGCTGAATGAGCGGCTGACATTTATTCATTCAGAAGATAAAATTGTTGCCCAGCTTTTATTTGATCTTGCAGATCTTTCTTTACTTACCGGTATGAATATCTATCAGGTGAATGATCTTTACAGCATGGCAAAAAAGTATGGTTATGCAGGTCCGCTTTGGGAAAGACGTTATACCAACGCAAAGCAGTTGAGTCAGAAAATTAACCGCGGACAGGCTGCCGAAATACCGCTGCACGGGGCAGAAGCGCATACACCTGAAGTGAATTTTCCCTGGGCCATTATTTTAAGTATCTGCTTTTTGATATTTCCTGTATTGGCATTTCTATATCTGAAAGGACGGTTGAACAGTCATAAAGAGGATTAA
- the guaD gene encoding guanine deaminase produces the protein MNELMQEYGSNCFAVRGAIVYLTGDPFLETAETCLQYIEDGLLIIDAGKILSCGTAQKLLRSLPAAVPVQTYPHGIILPGFIDTHIHYVQTDMIGSYGEQLLDWLNTYTFPEELKFSDPFHCKNVAKRFMDQLLKSGTTTAMVFCAVYPESVNALFEEAQKINMRLIAGKVLMDRNAPEGLLDTVQSGYADSKRLIERWHGTGRLSYAITPRFAPTSSPEQLEAAGQLWKEHPTTYIQSHISENKKEVAWAASLFPERKNYLDIYHHYGLTGKQALYAHGVHLLEEEFQCCYDTGTSLAHCPTSNMFLGSGLFDVSAAKNKKRPVEVGLGTDVGAGTSFSMLVTLNEAYKTGQLRNVPLDAVKLLYLATLGGARALSLEDKIGTLEAGKEADFIVLNTHATSLMKERMERVTSIQEALFLLTVLGTEETVEATYVAGKLVYKKQF, from the coding sequence ATGAATGAATTAATGCAGGAGTATGGATCAAATTGTTTTGCTGTACGCGGAGCCATCGTATACCTTACCGGCGATCCCTTTCTTGAAACAGCAGAAACCTGTTTGCAGTATATAGAAGATGGTTTACTGATTATTGATGCAGGCAAAATTCTGTCATGCGGAACTGCACAAAAATTACTTCGTTCGTTACCCGCCGCAGTTCCTGTGCAAACCTATCCGCATGGAATTATTTTACCCGGTTTTATTGATACGCATATTCATTATGTGCAAACGGATATGATCGGTTCATACGGCGAACAATTATTGGATTGGTTGAATACATATACCTTTCCGGAAGAATTGAAATTCAGTGATCCGTTTCATTGTAAAAATGTTGCAAAACGATTTATGGATCAGCTGCTGAAAAGCGGCACAACTACTGCTATGGTTTTTTGCGCCGTGTATCCCGAATCGGTTAATGCATTGTTTGAAGAAGCGCAAAAAATAAACATGCGGCTTATTGCGGGCAAAGTACTGATGGACCGTAATGCACCGGAAGGATTACTGGATACAGTACAGAGCGGCTATGCCGATTCTAAACGGCTTATTGAAAGATGGCATGGTACGGGCAGGTTGTCGTACGCTATCACACCGAGATTTGCACCTACAAGCTCCCCTGAACAGTTAGAGGCTGCGGGGCAATTATGGAAAGAACATCCAACAACGTATATTCAATCCCATATATCTGAAAATAAAAAGGAGGTAGCATGGGCTGCGTCTTTATTCCCTGAACGGAAAAATTATCTGGATATATACCACCACTACGGACTTACAGGAAAGCAGGCCCTGTATGCGCACGGCGTACATTTACTGGAAGAAGAATTTCAATGCTGTTACGATACAGGTACTTCATTGGCACATTGTCCTACATCCAATATGTTTTTAGGCAGCGGCTTGTTTGATGTATCGGCAGCGAAAAATAAAAAACGTCCGGTAGAAGTTGGCTTAGGTACGGATGTTGGAGCAGGGACAAGCTTTTCAATGTTGGTTACGTTAAATGAAGCCTATAAAACCGGTCAGCTGAGGAATGTTCCCCTGGATGCAGTAAAGCTGCTGTATCTGGCAACGTTAGGAGGCGCAAGGGCATTGTCGCTCGAAGATAAGATCGGTACACTGGAGGCAGGGAAAGAGGCTGATTTTATCGTATTGAATACACACGCTACTTCCTTAATGAAAGAGCGTATGGAACGCGTAACATCTATTCAGGAAGCATTGTTTTTGTTAACGGTGCTGGGAACAGAAGAAACCGTTGAAGCAACTTATGTAGCCGGGAAATTGGTTTATAAAAAACAATTTTAA
- the typA gene encoding translational GTPase TypA: protein MQSIRNIAIIAHVDHGKTTLVDKIIHASKIFRENQVFEDLILDNNDQERERGITILAKNVSIRYKEHKINIIDTPGHADFGGEVERVLKMADGVVLLVDAFEGAMPQTRFVLSKALGLGLKPILIVNKVDKENCRPDEVHEEVFDLMFNLGANEHQLDFVTLYGSGRGGWMSTDWKKKTEDIIPLLDAIVDHIPPAPVHEGIPQMQITSLDYSTFTGRIAIGRVFRGELKEGGQYSLTKMDGSIKKVKIKELHSFEGLGRVRVESVLAGDICAVVGIEDFEIGDTITDLEKPEALPRIAVDEPTMSMLFTINNSPFFGKEGKFVTSRHLRDRLMKELEKNLALRIQPGESEDKFLVFGRGILHLSVLIETMRREGYELQVGQPQVLYKEIDGKRCEPVEVLVVDVPQETSGKVIELATQRKGELLIMEPKGDLQHLEFKIPSRGIIGLRTNVLTATFGEAIMTHRFDGYEPYKGAIPERVSGSIISMDSGDVTAYALDKLQDRGKFFIEPGDVIYQGMVIGEHNRQNDITVNVQREKKLTNMRASGTDDNAKIAPKINFSLEEMMEYIQKDEYIEVTPKSLRMRKILLDENERLRNTKKEAV from the coding sequence ATGCAGAGTATCAGGAATATTGCGATCATCGCACACGTCGATCACGGTAAAACAACATTGGTTGATAAAATCATTCACGCGTCTAAAATCTTCAGAGAGAACCAAGTATTCGAAGACTTGATCTTGGATAACAACGATCAGGAACGTGAACGAGGCATTACAATTCTAGCTAAAAACGTTTCTATTCGTTATAAAGAACATAAAATTAACATTATCGATACACCAGGTCACGCCGATTTCGGTGGTGAAGTGGAGCGTGTATTGAAAATGGCTGATGGTGTAGTGCTATTGGTAGATGCATTTGAAGGCGCTATGCCTCAAACGCGTTTCGTATTGAGCAAGGCATTGGGCTTGGGCTTAAAACCGATCCTGATCGTAAACAAAGTAGATAAAGAAAACTGCCGTCCGGACGAAGTACACGAAGAAGTATTCGACTTAATGTTCAACTTAGGTGCAAACGAGCATCAGCTTGATTTCGTTACACTTTACGGTTCTGGCCGTGGTGGCTGGATGAGCACAGACTGGAAAAAGAAAACAGAAGATATCATTCCTTTGCTGGATGCAATCGTGGATCACATTCCACCTGCACCGGTGCATGAAGGTATTCCTCAAATGCAGATCACTTCATTGGATTACTCTACATTCACAGGCCGTATCGCAATCGGTCGTGTATTCAGAGGCGAATTAAAAGAAGGCGGACAGTATTCATTAACTAAAATGGATGGTTCGATCAAAAAAGTAAAAATCAAAGAACTTCACTCGTTCGAAGGTTTAGGCAGAGTACGTGTTGAAAGCGTTTTAGCTGGTGATATCTGTGCCGTAGTTGGTATTGAAGATTTCGAAATCGGTGATACAATCACAGATCTTGAAAAACCGGAAGCGTTACCACGTATCGCTGTTGATGAGCCTACCATGAGTATGCTTTTCACAATCAACAACTCTCCGTTCTTCGGTAAAGAAGGTAAGTTTGTAACTTCCCGTCACCTGAGAGATCGTTTGATGAAAGAGTTAGAGAAAAACCTTGCTTTACGTATTCAACCAGGTGAGTCTGAAGATAAATTCTTAGTATTCGGCCGTGGTATTCTTCACTTGTCTGTATTGATCGAGACAATGAGAAGAGAAGGATATGAATTACAAGTGGGTCAGCCGCAAGTATTGTATAAAGAAATTGATGGCAAACGTTGCGAACCGGTAGAAGTACTGGTAGTGGATGTACCTCAGGAAACTTCCGGTAAAGTAATTGAATTGGCTACGCAGCGTAAAGGTGAGTTGCTGATCATGGAACCAAAAGGTGACTTACAACACTTAGAATTTAAAATACCTTCCCGTGGTATCATCGGTTTACGTACAAACGTGTTGACGGCAACATTCGGTGAAGCAATTATGACACACCGTTTCGACGGATACGAGCCTTATAAAGGTGCTATCCCTGAACGTGTGAGTGGTTCTATCATCTCTATGGATAGCGGTGATGTTACTGCATACGCATTGGATAAATTACAGGACAGAGGTAAGTTCTTCATCGAACCGGGTGATGTTATTTACCAGGGTATGGTTATCGGTGAGCACAACCGTCAGAACGATATCACGGTAAACGTACAGCGCGAAAAGAAATTGACCAACATGCGTGCATCCGGTACAGATGATAACGCTAAGATCGCTCCGAAGATTAACTTCTCATTAGAAGAGATGATGGAATACATCCAGAAGGATGAATACATCGAGGTTACGCCTAAGTCTTTACGTATGCGTAAGATCCTTCTTGACGAGAACGAGCGTTTGAGAAACACGAAAAAAGAAGCTGTTTAG